The genomic interval AGGTTAAACGCATACAGAGTGTAGCCCTGTAGGAAATCCTGCCTATCAATTGGCAATGCCTGGTTTTTCAGATGTCTTCCAGATGCAAGCGCTAACTGGAAGAATTCGCGCACGGCGGAACCAGTGTGGAAATCGGGTTGGTGTGGTTTGGCTGGAAATTGTTGGCCGTCTAAATAGACCGCAAGAAACTCCAAGTTGTAATGTTTAAACGCGAAGGGGTTTTTATTATAGGCGCCTGTGAATGCATCATTATCAACCATGGCTATTATCATAGACTTAGGTAGAGTCCCCAAGAACAAATTTTCTTGGTTAGAAACACGTGTTCCAGCAGGTATGGAAAAATTTTTTAGACACACTCGGTCAATGGGGTATTTAGCCGTTGTTGACAACAATGTCTGGGCATGACCCAACCTTACAGCTGGTGACACAGATACTTTTTTGACAAATAACGATGCAGAGAGAATATTCACTTTGTATGCTAACGCGTCATGCCGCATTAGACAGAAATCATCCTTATTACGTGTCATGCGAATTTTTATATCAACACCGTTAAGCATcaatttctcctgaaaaaataTGTCGCTATGAATCGGGGTCAGCAGTTCTACCACATTACTAGCGTTTGTAAATGCGGCCCTCTTTGCCAAACCGCGATTGTTCCTTGCGGGGTTTGTTTCATCCATATGCCCTGCAGTGTCCAGATAAAAGAGGCCTGCAGAGAAGACAGTTTCCAGGGTGTCCCGACCATAGTTGGCGAGACATTCTATCATGCTACGGTATGGGTAGGTACTTGAACTCTGTGATACCAGCCTGTCTCCTAGGGACACGTCGacctgtgaaaatattgtagcTCCAGGATAGTTTATCAACCCCACAGCGGCTCCGTCATCAATGTCGCTTCCGTcaggttttgtgattttaagacgAAGGTATAATAGTGTGTTATTTAGATCCATATAATCTTCACCATGGCCGGCTATGAAAAACTCCAGTGGGGCAGTGTCGGATATTGCTGACAGCGGCGGAATTTCGACATAAGTGTTTTTCTCAATAGCGGTTTGtgttaaaggtactgtaaacaagtccagttctgatttaatacactcctcagacatgCGATGAAGTAGAGCCATGAT from Hoplias malabaricus isolate fHopMal1 chromosome 3, fHopMal1.hap1, whole genome shotgun sequence carries:
- the LOC136691491 gene encoding uncharacterized protein F54H12.2-like, with amino-acid sequence MALLHRMSEECIKSELDLFTVPLTQTAIEKNTYVEIPPLSAISDTAPLEFFIAGHGEDYMDLNNTLLYLRLKITKPDGSDIDDGAAVGLINYPGATIFSQVDVSLGDRLVSQSSSTYPYRSMIECLANYGRDTLETVFSAGLFYLDTAGHMDETNPARNNRGLAKRAAFTNASNVVELLTPIHSDIFFQEKLMLNGVDIKIRMTRNKDDFCLMRHDALAYKVNILSASLFVKKVSVSPAVRLGHAQTLLSTTAKYPIDRVCLKNFSIPAGTRVSNQENLFLGTLPKSMIIAMVDNDAFTGAYNKNPFAFKHYNLEFLAVYLDGQQFPAKPHQPDFHTGSAVREFFQLALASGRHLKNQALPIDRQDFLQGYTLYAFNLTPDEECGQHVSLVKSGNIRLEVRFRQPLPHTVNLVVYAVFDSIIEISNRRQVLVDYY